Proteins from a genomic interval of Aureimonas sp. AU20:
- the brxC gene encoding BREX system P-loop protein BrxC, whose protein sequence is MTKLRDIFEKPVDRAIEGVIKADDEVGLRVELEEYVITNEIERQLEKFLDAYNNYETANGVWISGFFGSGKSHLLKMLALLLENRDVDGTSAYELFKQKCADNEILAADLRKAVSVPSRSILFNIDQKADVISKEQIDALLSVFQKVFDEMCGYYGKQPHIAQFERDLDSRGVFEKFQTAYQAVAGKPWERGREQALLESANVAKAYAEATGGDPSTAQGILTQYRQDFRSSIEDFADKVKTYVDAQEPGFRLNFFVDEVGQYIADNVKLMTNLQTIAESLNTKCRGRAWIIVTAQQDMGSVIGDMTQRQENDFSKIQARFANRMPLNSADVAEVIQKRLLKKTEAGILSLTDLYHREANNLKTLFDFADGSMRLENFRDRDHFIHSYPFVPYQYPLFQQAIQNLSQHNAFEGKHSSVGERSMLGVFQEVAVRLADIPVGGVATFDQMFEGIRTALKSNVQQSILIAEKNLGDEFATRVLKALFLVKYVKGFKPTARNISILMLDRFDADLAKHKRHVEEALSLLEQNTYTQRNGDFFEFLTDEEKDVEQEIKAIEVDTAEIAKELETLIFDGVIKSRKLRHEASSQDYSFARYLDDRLLGRDYELAINVVTPFHEQSGNAEAIAMRTMSRDELAVVLNADVRFVSDLMMFKRTDKYVRQARAVAQQPSIERIVREKGEQNSSRQRDMTLRAQRLLADARLFVRGEEIEIRSEDPQARIERAFQTLVDKVHVNLGMLRGVAYSESDIAKSLTHGNDGMFGGDGVNLTETEQEILNFAQANARTGIRTTIKAILERFERKPYGWSYAAILSTTASLIGRGKIEARQDGSPLEGEPLQRGLQNSHAHGNIVVELQVEFTAAQTRKLKEFYGEFFDSQPAGSEGKALGLETAEAFAALKNELAVLQAQSARYPFLAALTEVQEAVREVTGKPYAWYVQDLGRHEERLLDLKESILDPVRRFMGGSQKAIYDEARTYLADQGANFGYGGDDRAGAIRAVLDNPTCFKGNAIQQMKGSLDALKAEVDARIVAERKAALSEIEDLREKLRVLPEYSTLAEPVRREIEAGFTGVLETIGSSGLIAVIRERVTGFKSTVFPALLGRVTTPPPQPADEGVGASSEQQGAPGDERPVAPPPLPPTQYVAATGLRVAYAKPFLADEQDVDAYLDTLRETLIAEIRAGKRITI, encoded by the coding sequence ATGACCAAACTTCGCGACATTTTCGAGAAACCTGTCGATCGCGCGATCGAAGGGGTCATCAAGGCCGATGACGAAGTCGGCCTCCGGGTCGAGCTCGAAGAATATGTGATCACCAACGAGATCGAGCGCCAGCTCGAGAAATTTCTCGACGCCTACAACAATTACGAGACGGCCAACGGCGTCTGGATCTCAGGGTTCTTCGGGTCGGGTAAATCGCATCTGCTGAAGATGCTGGCGCTCCTCCTGGAGAACCGGGACGTCGACGGAACGTCCGCCTATGAGCTTTTCAAACAGAAGTGCGCCGATAACGAAATCCTGGCAGCCGATCTGCGCAAGGCGGTCTCGGTTCCCTCGCGGAGCATCCTGTTCAACATCGACCAGAAGGCCGATGTGATCTCGAAAGAACAGATCGACGCCCTGCTTTCGGTGTTCCAAAAAGTCTTCGACGAGATGTGCGGCTATTATGGAAAGCAGCCGCATATCGCCCAGTTCGAGCGCGATCTCGACAGCCGCGGCGTCTTCGAAAAATTCCAGACGGCCTACCAGGCCGTCGCAGGCAAGCCCTGGGAGCGGGGGCGCGAACAGGCCCTGCTAGAAAGTGCGAACGTCGCCAAGGCCTATGCGGAGGCGACAGGAGGCGATCCGTCAACGGCCCAGGGAATCTTGACCCAGTACCGGCAAGATTTCCGGTCATCGATCGAGGACTTCGCCGATAAGGTGAAGACCTACGTCGATGCCCAGGAGCCGGGGTTCAGGCTCAACTTCTTCGTCGACGAGGTCGGCCAATATATCGCCGATAACGTCAAGCTGATGACCAACCTGCAGACCATTGCGGAGAGCCTGAACACCAAGTGCCGCGGTCGAGCGTGGATCATTGTGACCGCCCAGCAGGACATGGGCTCTGTCATTGGGGACATGACGCAGCGGCAGGAAAACGATTTTTCCAAGATCCAGGCGCGCTTCGCGAACCGGATGCCGCTTAACAGCGCGGACGTGGCGGAGGTGATCCAGAAGCGCCTGCTGAAGAAGACTGAAGCCGGAATCCTGTCGCTAACGGACCTGTATCACCGCGAAGCCAACAACCTGAAGACGCTGTTCGATTTCGCGGATGGCTCAATGCGCCTCGAGAATTTTCGGGACCGCGATCACTTCATTCACAGCTATCCCTTCGTTCCTTACCAATACCCGCTCTTCCAGCAGGCGATCCAGAACCTGTCGCAGCACAACGCCTTCGAGGGAAAGCACAGCTCGGTTGGTGAACGGTCGATGCTCGGCGTCTTCCAGGAGGTCGCGGTCAGGCTTGCGGACATTCCGGTCGGCGGTGTCGCAACCTTCGACCAGATGTTCGAGGGGATCCGAACGGCGCTCAAGTCCAACGTCCAGCAATCGATCCTGATCGCGGAAAAGAACCTTGGCGACGAGTTCGCCACGCGGGTCCTCAAAGCGCTGTTCCTCGTCAAATACGTGAAGGGCTTCAAACCGACCGCGCGCAACATTTCGATCTTGATGCTCGATCGATTTGACGCCGATTTGGCCAAGCACAAACGGCATGTGGAGGAAGCGCTAAGCCTTCTCGAACAGAACACCTACACTCAGCGCAACGGCGACTTCTTCGAATTCTTGACCGACGAAGAAAAGGATGTCGAACAGGAGATCAAGGCGATCGAGGTCGATACGGCGGAGATCGCCAAGGAACTGGAAACCCTGATTTTCGATGGGGTCATCAAGAGCCGGAAGCTCCGGCACGAAGCGTCGTCACAGGACTATAGCTTCGCCCGCTATCTGGATGATCGGCTGCTGGGCCGGGATTATGAGCTGGCCATCAACGTCGTCACGCCGTTCCACGAGCAGAGCGGGAATGCTGAAGCGATTGCCATGCGCACCATGTCGCGCGACGAGTTGGCCGTCGTCCTGAACGCCGATGTCCGCTTCGTTAGCGACCTGATGATGTTCAAGCGGACCGACAAATATGTGCGCCAAGCTCGCGCGGTGGCGCAGCAGCCGTCCATCGAGCGGATCGTCCGCGAAAAAGGCGAGCAGAACAGCAGCCGCCAGCGCGATATGACGCTGCGGGCTCAACGACTGTTGGCGGATGCGCGGCTGTTCGTGCGTGGCGAGGAGATCGAGATTCGGTCGGAGGATCCGCAAGCGAGGATCGAACGCGCATTCCAGACGCTCGTCGATAAGGTCCATGTCAATCTCGGCATGTTGCGCGGCGTCGCCTATTCCGAGAGCGATATTGCCAAGTCCCTGACGCATGGCAACGACGGCATGTTCGGCGGCGATGGCGTCAATCTGACGGAGACCGAGCAAGAGATCCTGAACTTCGCCCAGGCCAATGCTCGCACGGGCATTCGCACGACGATCAAGGCCATTCTCGAACGGTTCGAGCGCAAGCCCTACGGCTGGTCCTACGCCGCGATCCTGTCCACGACCGCGAGCCTGATCGGGCGCGGCAAGATCGAGGCGCGCCAGGACGGCAGCCCGCTGGAAGGCGAGCCCTTGCAACGCGGGCTTCAGAACTCCCACGCGCATGGCAACATCGTGGTGGAGCTGCAGGTGGAATTCACGGCGGCGCAGACGCGCAAGCTGAAGGAATTCTACGGCGAGTTCTTCGACTCGCAGCCGGCGGGATCGGAAGGCAAGGCGCTGGGTCTCGAAACCGCCGAAGCGTTCGCCGCGCTCAAGAATGAACTTGCAGTGCTGCAGGCCCAGTCGGCGCGCTATCCGTTCCTCGCCGCCTTGACCGAGGTGCAGGAGGCGGTGCGCGAGGTCACCGGCAAACCCTATGCATGGTACGTGCAGGACCTCGGTCGCCACGAGGAGCGCCTGCTCGATCTCAAGGAGAGCATCCTCGATCCGGTTCGCCGCTTCATGGGCGGGTCGCAGAAGGCGATCTACGACGAAGCGCGCACCTACCTTGCCGATCAGGGCGCCAACTTCGGCTATGGCGGTGACGATCGAGCCGGCGCCATCCGAGCCGTTCTGGACAATCCAACCTGCTTCAAGGGCAATGCCATTCAGCAGATGAAGGGCTCCCTTGATGCGCTCAAGGCCGAGGTCGATGCGCGGATCGTCGCGGAGCGCAAGGCGGCGCTGTCTGAAATTGAAGATCTGAGAGAAAAGCTCCGGGTGCTTCCGGAATATTCCACCCTGGCCGAACCTGTGCGCCGGGAAATCGAGGCGGGGTTTACGGGCGTCCTTGAGACAATCGGGAGCAGTGGCTTGATCGCTGTGATCCGCGAGCGGGTGACGGGCTTCAAGTCGACCGTATTTCCGGCGCTGCTTGGCCGAGTCACCACGCCGCCCCCCCAGCCTGCCGACGAGGGGGTCGGCGCCAGCTCTGAGCAGCAGGGCGCGCCCGGTGATGAAAGGCCCGTCGCGCCACCACCTCTGCCGCCTACCCAATACGTGGCAGCTACTGGGCTACGCGTCGCCTACGCCAAGCCCTTCCTTGCCGACGAGCAGGACGTGGATGCCTACCTCGATACCCTGCGTGAGACGCTGATCGCGGAAATCCGCGCGGGCAAAAGGATCACGATCTGA
- a CDS encoding DUF1788 domain-containing protein, with product MAPKDRFDHLLKVIASERFLKKQGLGNEVPFFICPYPADEAVAMDATRASLINQLESRGVRAFEIDLYDVGITLLRERGIWDEILAAEPDISKAELKELLQGVLDPETHLVPEIRARLSRHEFDVLFLSGVGEVYPYIRSHNVLNNLQSTAKEKPTVMFFPGTYTHGLATGASLDLFGILHDDKYYRAFNIMHYEI from the coding sequence ATGGCCCCGAAGGATCGGTTTGATCACCTCCTGAAGGTGATTGCCAGCGAGCGCTTCCTGAAAAAGCAGGGGCTGGGCAACGAGGTGCCGTTCTTCATCTGCCCCTATCCGGCCGATGAAGCCGTCGCCATGGATGCGACGCGCGCAAGCCTCATCAATCAGCTGGAAAGCCGAGGAGTCCGCGCCTTCGAGATCGACCTGTACGATGTGGGCATCACGCTGCTGCGCGAGCGGGGAATCTGGGACGAGATCCTCGCGGCCGAGCCCGATATCAGCAAGGCCGAGCTCAAGGAGTTGCTCCAGGGGGTTCTTGATCCCGAGACGCACTTGGTGCCGGAAATACGTGCACGCCTTTCGCGGCACGAATTCGATGTTCTGTTCCTGTCCGGGGTTGGAGAGGTCTACCCCTATATCCGGTCGCACAATGTGCTGAACAATTTGCAGAGCACCGCCAAGGAGAAGCCGACGGTGATGTTCTTCCCCGGAACCTACACCCATGGACTTGCCACGGGGGCGTCGCTCGATCTGTTCGGCATTTTACACGACGACAAATACTACCGCGCATTCAATATCATGCACTACGAGATTTGA
- a CDS encoding DUF1819 family protein — translation MSKAKDNSYLMSFGTGGLYVNESVAVARLHRRGADWDVTAAFAREAGAFQVRKASSAQRSIREIVNRLRWLSDEELEVLVEGERSERAALLWLAACRAYRFIGEFAVEVLNERFLSLRPDLTYDDFDTLLASKAEWSPKLASLSSTTQAKLRAVLFRLMREAEIVSPDDRILGSILSRRVLALIHAGNPDELRFFPGAERQMGEDQ, via the coding sequence ATGAGTAAGGCCAAAGACAACTCCTATCTCATGTCTTTCGGGACCGGCGGGCTGTACGTGAATGAGAGCGTCGCGGTTGCTCGACTTCATCGCCGCGGAGCCGATTGGGATGTCACCGCTGCCTTTGCCAGGGAGGCCGGCGCGTTCCAAGTGCGGAAGGCGAGTTCGGCGCAGCGTTCGATTCGCGAGATCGTCAACCGATTGAGATGGCTGTCTGACGAAGAACTCGAGGTGCTCGTTGAGGGTGAGCGGAGCGAGCGGGCAGCGCTGCTGTGGCTCGCCGCCTGCCGTGCGTACAGATTCATCGGCGAGTTTGCGGTGGAGGTGCTGAACGAGCGTTTCCTTTCTCTCCGCCCGGACCTCACCTATGACGACTTCGACACACTCCTGGCGTCGAAGGCGGAGTGGTCCCCGAAGCTGGCGAGCCTGTCGAGCACGACGCAGGCCAAGCTGCGCGCGGTTCTCTTTCGTCTCATGCGAGAGGCGGAGATTGTATCCCCGGATGACCGTATCCTCGGCTCGATCTTGTCGCGCCGGGTGTTGGCTTTGATTCACGCCGGCAATCCCGACGAGCTTCGGTTCTTCCCGGGCGCCGAACGGCAGATGGGGGAAGATCAATGA
- a CDS encoding helix-turn-helix transcriptional regulator has translation MDGLTTLKWGVERRLEFIEFRLFWEGGVNRSDIIDMFDVSVPQASKDLTLYQERAPHNALYDKSAKRYVASLQFEPHFLKPDPYGYLSRLRSVAEGLIDLSDSWITEVPDTDIALTPRRDIDAKVLRTVLGAVRDHRSIDVHYQSMSKGRPDPIWRRITPHAFGYDGFRWHMRAYCHVTDRFKDFLLPRILGVGEMSDGGADALEDALWQERFEVEIGPHPDLTASQKAVVAKDFGMEGGSAILTVRYAMLFYVLKRLGLLGDAAKQPARSQHIVVVNREETEAALEKAEFAA, from the coding sequence ATGGATGGCCTGACCACATTGAAGTGGGGCGTGGAGCGCCGACTCGAGTTCATCGAGTTCCGCCTGTTCTGGGAAGGCGGGGTCAATCGCTCGGATATTATCGACATGTTCGACGTGTCGGTGCCACAGGCCTCGAAGGATCTGACGCTTTATCAGGAGCGGGCACCGCACAACGCGCTCTATGACAAGAGCGCCAAGCGCTATGTCGCCAGCCTACAGTTCGAGCCCCATTTTCTGAAGCCCGATCCCTACGGCTATCTGTCCCGCCTCCGCTCGGTGGCTGAGGGCCTGATCGACCTCTCGGACTCATGGATCACCGAGGTTCCCGACACCGACATCGCGCTGACGCCACGTCGAGATATTGATGCGAAGGTGCTGAGGACGGTGCTGGGCGCGGTGCGTGATCACCGTTCGATCGATGTCCACTATCAGTCGATGAGCAAGGGTCGCCCCGATCCGATCTGGCGGCGGATCACGCCCCATGCCTTCGGCTATGACGGCTTTCGCTGGCACATGCGCGCCTATTGCCACGTCACCGACAGGTTCAAGGACTTCCTCCTGCCACGCATTCTCGGCGTCGGCGAGATGAGCGACGGAGGCGCGGACGCGCTGGAGGACGCACTGTGGCAGGAGCGGTTCGAGGTCGAGATCGGCCCGCATCCTGACCTGACCGCAAGCCAGAAGGCGGTCGTCGCCAAGGATTTCGGGATGGAGGGCGGCTCCGCCATCCTCACCGTGCGCTACGCCATGCTGTTTTATGTATTGAAGCGGCTCGGCCTGCTGGGCGATGCGGCGAAGCAGCCCGCGCGCAGCCAGCACATTGTTGTCGTCAATCGGGAAGAAACCGAGGCGGCCCTGGAGAAGGCTGAATTTGCAGCGTGA
- a CDS encoding PD-(D/E)XK nuclease family protein yields the protein MTSMTDRRTIVAHGRLAMRELRLDAARHRRHGLQIMSFEQLAVRLAGGFARPIDDESLQTAIQAVLSTTPLGELESIKLLPGMVDASADTLHKAWRAGIDLASRSHEHPRLDSVARLQSAVLAQLPPGMMRPCDLVTAACQRLDHAKAVLGPVEIVGITELSPCWRPLLAALTGHTPVTWTAGPRPTPPWLEATGITIARDAPQVPAVRAASAATAYHEAIEAIRWVRALLVSREAEPADIAIASASTADYDDHFLSLRADANLDLNFIHGIKVTTTREGQAAAALADILVRGMSQTRMRRLAALCESEAGPFQTLPAGWLRILPTDAPLASLSAWTRLLGRLTDADWPDGQDHTPALRGIVELLGKGHDAAEEIGAALLSGRASAIWRKALLAGPTGSLDTTLENLKQDDGLEACVSVAWMPASALAASPRRFVRLIGLNSSRWPRSISEDRLISDHVIPTAELDPLPVAAADRRDFETILATTERQVVLSRARRDSEGRLLGRSSLLGAYGEEIYVRRNAVPAHAFSETDRLMARPQEFAGAPQAVAATACWRNWHRKEITPHDGLVRADHPLLLAILDRTQSASSLRLLLRSPLGFVWRYAMRLRMPESGADPLVLDALGMGDLVHMTLDLALQKLEAGSGLAKADEAQITATVQEAAREVAGVWESERAVPPEVIWRRTLDDTRVLTSRALTYGDERLPDARSYGEVAFGGLEPKSDADSPWDYTIPVEIPDACFRINGYIDRLDLSGDGKRALVRDYKTGRPPKEDISLDGGRELQRCLYAFAVKALLGSGVSISASLLFPREQVDLQLADPEATLLEITGYLQAARANLTAGHALIGPDTGGTYDDLAFALPANAGATYCKRKLPAATEMLGDAAQVWEAQ from the coding sequence ATGACCAGCATGACCGACCGGCGGACCATCGTCGCCCACGGGCGCTTGGCGATGCGGGAGCTTCGCCTCGACGCCGCGCGCCATCGGCGTCACGGCCTGCAGATCATGTCGTTCGAACAGCTCGCGGTTCGCCTCGCCGGCGGCTTTGCCAGGCCGATCGACGACGAGAGCCTGCAGACCGCGATTCAGGCGGTCCTCTCCACTACGCCGCTCGGCGAGCTCGAAAGCATCAAGCTTCTGCCTGGAATGGTCGACGCCTCAGCCGACACCCTGCACAAGGCCTGGCGCGCCGGCATCGACCTCGCGTCCCGTTCGCACGAGCATCCGCGCCTCGATTCCGTTGCGCGTCTCCAGTCGGCCGTGCTGGCTCAGCTGCCGCCGGGCATGATGCGGCCCTGCGACTTGGTCACGGCCGCTTGTCAGCGCCTCGATCACGCCAAGGCCGTTCTGGGTCCGGTCGAGATTGTCGGCATCACCGAGCTGTCGCCGTGCTGGCGCCCGTTGCTTGCGGCGCTGACCGGCCACACTCCGGTGACCTGGACGGCGGGCCCCCGGCCGACGCCGCCTTGGCTCGAGGCGACCGGCATCACCATCGCCCGCGACGCGCCGCAGGTCCCGGCGGTTCGGGCGGCAAGCGCCGCTACGGCGTATCATGAGGCCATCGAGGCGATCCGCTGGGTGCGGGCGCTGTTGGTGTCCCGCGAGGCCGAGCCGGCGGACATCGCCATCGCCTCCGCCTCGACGGCGGACTATGACGACCACTTCCTGTCGCTTCGCGCCGACGCGAACCTCGACCTCAACTTCATCCACGGGATAAAGGTCACCACCACCCGCGAGGGTCAGGCGGCCGCCGCGCTCGCCGACATCCTCGTCCGCGGCATGTCGCAGACGCGAATGCGCCGTCTGGCGGCGCTCTGCGAGTCCGAGGCCGGTCCGTTCCAGACGCTGCCCGCGGGCTGGCTGCGCATTCTGCCGACCGACGCGCCGCTCGCCTCGCTTTCGGCCTGGACGCGTCTGCTCGGGCGCCTGACCGATGCGGACTGGCCCGATGGGCAAGACCACACCCCCGCCTTGCGCGGCATCGTCGAGCTTCTGGGCAAGGGCCACGACGCCGCCGAGGAGATCGGCGCGGCGCTACTCAGCGGCCGCGCCTCGGCAATCTGGCGCAAGGCGCTGCTGGCGGGGCCGACCGGGTCGCTCGACACAACGCTGGAGAATCTCAAGCAGGACGACGGCCTCGAGGCGTGCGTCTCCGTCGCCTGGATGCCCGCCAGCGCTCTGGCCGCTTCGCCGCGCCGGTTCGTCCGCTTGATCGGGCTGAACTCGTCGCGCTGGCCGCGGAGCATCTCCGAAGACCGCCTGATCTCCGACCACGTCATTCCCACTGCCGAACTCGATCCCCTGCCGGTCGCGGCGGCCGATCGCCGGGACTTCGAGACGATCCTCGCCACGACCGAACGCCAGGTGGTGCTGTCGCGCGCGCGCCGCGATAGCGAAGGACGGCTCCTCGGCCGCAGCTCGCTGCTCGGCGCCTATGGTGAGGAGATCTACGTCCGCCGCAACGCAGTCCCGGCACACGCCTTCAGCGAGACCGACCGGCTGATGGCGCGCCCGCAGGAGTTTGCCGGTGCGCCCCAGGCGGTCGCCGCCACGGCCTGCTGGCGCAACTGGCACCGCAAGGAGATCACGCCCCACGACGGCCTGGTGCGCGCCGACCATCCGCTCTTGCTGGCCATCCTCGACCGCACCCAGTCGGCGAGCTCGCTTCGCCTGCTCCTGCGCAGCCCGCTCGGCTTCGTCTGGCGCTACGCGATGCGGCTGCGGATGCCCGAGAGCGGCGCCGATCCGCTCGTTCTCGACGCCCTTGGCATGGGCGACCTCGTCCACATGACGCTCGATCTGGCGCTCCAGAAGCTGGAGGCGGGCAGCGGTCTGGCCAAGGCCGACGAGGCGCAGATCACAGCCACCGTGCAGGAGGCCGCGCGCGAGGTCGCCGGGGTCTGGGAGAGCGAACGCGCTGTGCCGCCGGAGGTGATCTGGCGCCGGACGCTCGACGACACCCGCGTCCTGACGAGCCGCGCGCTCACCTATGGCGACGAGCGGCTGCCGGACGCTCGTTCCTATGGGGAAGTGGCCTTTGGCGGCTTGGAGCCCAAGTCAGATGCCGACAGTCCTTGGGATTACACGATTCCGGTCGAAATCCCCGACGCGTGCTTCCGCATCAACGGCTACATCGACCGTCTCGACCTGTCGGGCGACGGCAAACGCGCCCTGGTCCGCGACTACAAGACCGGCCGCCCGCCCAAGGAGGACATCAGCCTCGACGGTGGCCGCGAGTTACAGCGCTGCCTTTACGCCTTCGCCGTCAAGGCGCTGCTCGGGTCCGGGGTCTCGATCAGCGCTTCGCTCCTGTTCCCGCGCGAGCAGGTCGATCTCCAACTCGCCGATCCAGAAGCCACCCTGCTCGAGATCACCGGCTATCTGCAGGCGGCGCGCGCCAACCTGACCGCCGGACACGCCTTGATCGGCCCCGATACGGGCGGAACCTATGACGACCTCGCCTTCGCCCTCCCGGCGAACGCGGGCGCCACCTACTGCAAACGCAAGTTGCCCGCCGCGACCGAGATGCTCGGCGACGCCGCGCAGGTCTGGGAGGCCCAATGA